In Drosophila santomea strain STO CAGO 1482 chromosome 3L, Prin_Dsan_1.1, whole genome shotgun sequence, a single window of DNA contains:
- the LOC120447517 gene encoding G-protein coupled receptor Mth isoform X1, with product MKLVWVKRLLRISTVVVTLLLLQRTDADIPDCDYYDTVNISAAQKLPNGSYLFEGLLVPANLTAEYEFTILPDDSKQKVDKHIRGCVCKLKPCVRFCCPHNHIMDMNVCAGDMTEEELEVLDPFLNVTLDDGSVVRRHFKKELIVQWDLPMSCDGMFSLDNRENTDQYTLFENGSFFRHHDRVTLNKREYCLQHLTFVDGNESSIRIAPHNCLISPSRMGQTVVMITSLVCMVLTITVYLFVKKLQNLHGKCFMCYMVCLFMAYLLLLLNLWQMSQDFCITAGFLGYFFVMAAFLWLSVISLHLWNTFSGSAHNANRFLSEHRFLAYNTYVWGMAVVLTGITYLADKVVENEDWNPRMGFGGHCWICTQRWSAMLYFYGPLVFLIAFNITMFILTANRIIGVKKDIQKFAHRQERKQKLNSDKQTYTFFLRLFIIMGLTWSLEIGSYISQFNQTWSNVFLVADYLNWSQGIIIFILFVLKRSTLRLLMESIRGEGEEVNDSEEEISLENTKYDRNVL from the exons ATGAAACTTGTTTGGGTTAAACGGCTTTTGCGGATATCAACTGTCGTAGTTactttgctgcttttgcaAAGAACAGATGCAGACATTCCCGACTGCGATTATTACGACACTGTCAACATTTCGGCAGCTCAAAAGCTACCGAATGGATCGTACTTATTCGAGGGGTTACTCGTTCCGGCCAACTTGACGGCCGAATATGAGTTCACGATCCTACCGGACGACTCGAAGCAGAAGGTGGACAAACACATTAGAGGATGTGTGTGCAAGCTGAAGCCCTGTGTCAGATTTTGCTGCCCTCACAACCACATAATGGATATGAACGTTTGCGCTGGAGATATGAccgaggaggagctggaagTACTCGATCCTTTTCTTAACGTCACTCTTGACGACGGGTCGGTGGTCAGGAGGCATTTTAAAAAAGAACTAATCGTCCAGTGGGACCTACCGATGTCGTGTGACGGAATGTTCTCTCTAGACAACCGGGAAAACACCGATCAATACACGTTGTTTGAG AACGGAAGTTTCTTTCGCCACCATGACCGCGTCACGCTTAACAAACGGGAGTACTGCCTTCAGCATCTTACCTTCGTAGATGGTAATGAATCGTCTATTCGAATTGCACCTCACAACTGCCTAATATCGCCATCCAGAATGGGTCAGACGGTTG TGATGATCACTTCGCTGGTATGCATGGTTCTAACGATCACCGTTTACCTCTTCGTTAAGAAACTGCAAAACTTGCACGGAAAATGCTTTATGTGCTACATGGTGTGTCTCTTCATGGCCTATCTTTTACTTTTGCTCAATCTGTGGCAGATGTCCCAAGACTTTTGCATAACAGCAG GTTTTCTGGGCTACTTCTTTGTCATGGCCGCTTTCTTATGGCTTTCCGTCATCAGTCTGCACCTTTGGAACACGTTCAGCGGCTCTGCCCACAACGCGAATCGCTTCTTATCTGAGCATCGGTTTCTGGCTTACAACACCTATGTCTGGGGCATGGCGGTGGTCCTGACTGGAATCACCTATCTGGCCGATAAGGTCGTGGAAAACGAAGATTGGAATCCTCGTATGGGCTTCGGCGGACACTGTTGGATATGTA CCCAAAGATGGTCAGCCATGCTCTACTTTTACGGCCCGCTGGTATTTCTTATTGCATTTAACATAACCATGTTTATCCTGACGGCTAATCGTATAATAGGAGTGAAAAAGGATATTCAGAAGTTTGCCCACAGGCAAGAGAGGAAGCAGAAGCTGAATTCGGACAAACAGAC TTACACCTTCTTCCTACGGCTCTTCATTATAATGGGATTGACGTGGAGCTTGGAGATAGGCTCCTACATTTCGCAATTTAACCAAACGTGGTCCAACGTCTTTCTAGTGGCTGACTACTTAAATTGGTCTCAGGGAATCATCATATTTATACTGTTTGTACTGAAGCGCAGCACGTTGAGACTCTTGATGGAGAG CATTAGGGGTGAGGGTGAGGAGGTCAACGACAGCGAAGAAGAGATTTCGCTCGAGAACACGAAGTATGATCGAAATGTCCTGTAA
- the LOC120447517 gene encoding G-protein coupled receptor Mth isoform X3, with the protein MITSLVCMVLTITVYLFVKKLQNLHGKCFMCYMVCLFMAYLLLLLNLWQMSQDFCITAGFLGYFFVMAAFLWLSVISLHLWNTFSGSAHNANRFLSEHRFLAYNTYVWGMAVVLTGITYLADKVVENEDWNPRMGFGGHCWICTQRWSAMLYFYGPLVFLIAFNITMFILTANRIIGVKKDIQKFAHRQERKQKLNSDKQTYTFFLRLFIIMGLTWSLEIGSYISQFNQTWSNVFLVADYLNWSQGIIIFILFVLKRSTLRLLMESIRGEGEEVNDSEEEISLENTKYDRNVL; encoded by the exons ATGATCACTTCGCTGGTATGCATGGTTCTAACGATCACCGTTTACCTCTTCGTTAAGAAACTGCAAAACTTGCACGGAAAATGCTTTATGTGCTACATGGTGTGTCTCTTCATGGCCTATCTTTTACTTTTGCTCAATCTGTGGCAGATGTCCCAAGACTTTTGCATAACAGCAG GTTTTCTGGGCTACTTCTTTGTCATGGCCGCTTTCTTATGGCTTTCCGTCATCAGTCTGCACCTTTGGAACACGTTCAGCGGCTCTGCCCACAACGCGAATCGCTTCTTATCTGAGCATCGGTTTCTGGCTTACAACACCTATGTCTGGGGCATGGCGGTGGTCCTGACTGGAATCACCTATCTGGCCGATAAGGTCGTGGAAAACGAAGATTGGAATCCTCGTATGGGCTTCGGCGGACACTGTTGGATATGTA CCCAAAGATGGTCAGCCATGCTCTACTTTTACGGCCCGCTGGTATTTCTTATTGCATTTAACATAACCATGTTTATCCTGACGGCTAATCGTATAATAGGAGTGAAAAAGGATATTCAGAAGTTTGCCCACAGGCAAGAGAGGAAGCAGAAGCTGAATTCGGACAAACAGAC TTACACCTTCTTCCTACGGCTCTTCATTATAATGGGATTGACGTGGAGCTTGGAGATAGGCTCCTACATTTCGCAATTTAACCAAACGTGGTCCAACGTCTTTCTAGTGGCTGACTACTTAAATTGGTCTCAGGGAATCATCATATTTATACTGTTTGTACTGAAGCGCAGCACGTTGAGACTCTTGATGGAGAG CATTAGGGGTGAGGGTGAGGAGGTCAACGACAGCGAAGAAGAGATTTCGCTCGAGAACACGAAGTATGATCGAAATGTCCTGTAA
- the LOC120447517 gene encoding G-protein coupled receptor Mth isoform X2 encodes MKLVWVKRLLRISTVVVTLLLLQRTDADIPDCDYYDTVNISAAQKLPNGSYLFEGLLVPANLTAEYEFTILPDDSKQKVDKHIRGCVCKLKPCVRFCCPHNHIMDMNVCAGDMTEEELEVLDPFLNVTLDDGSVVRRHFKKELIVQWDLPMSCDGMFSLDNRENTDQYTLFENGSFFRHHDRVTLNKREYCLQHLTFVDGNESSIRIAPHNCLISPSRMGQTVVMITSLVCMVLTITVYLFVKKLQNLHGKCFMCYMVCLFMAYLLLLLNLWQMSQDFCITAGFLGYFFVMAAFLWLSVISLHLWNTFSGSAHNANRFLSEHRFLAYNTYVWGMAVVLTGITYLADKVVENEDWNPRMGFGGHCWICTQRWSAMLYFYGPLE; translated from the exons ATGAAACTTGTTTGGGTTAAACGGCTTTTGCGGATATCAACTGTCGTAGTTactttgctgcttttgcaAAGAACAGATGCAGACATTCCCGACTGCGATTATTACGACACTGTCAACATTTCGGCAGCTCAAAAGCTACCGAATGGATCGTACTTATTCGAGGGGTTACTCGTTCCGGCCAACTTGACGGCCGAATATGAGTTCACGATCCTACCGGACGACTCGAAGCAGAAGGTGGACAAACACATTAGAGGATGTGTGTGCAAGCTGAAGCCCTGTGTCAGATTTTGCTGCCCTCACAACCACATAATGGATATGAACGTTTGCGCTGGAGATATGAccgaggaggagctggaagTACTCGATCCTTTTCTTAACGTCACTCTTGACGACGGGTCGGTGGTCAGGAGGCATTTTAAAAAAGAACTAATCGTCCAGTGGGACCTACCGATGTCGTGTGACGGAATGTTCTCTCTAGACAACCGGGAAAACACCGATCAATACACGTTGTTTGAG AACGGAAGTTTCTTTCGCCACCATGACCGCGTCACGCTTAACAAACGGGAGTACTGCCTTCAGCATCTTACCTTCGTAGATGGTAATGAATCGTCTATTCGAATTGCACCTCACAACTGCCTAATATCGCCATCCAGAATGGGTCAGACGGTTG TGATGATCACTTCGCTGGTATGCATGGTTCTAACGATCACCGTTTACCTCTTCGTTAAGAAACTGCAAAACTTGCACGGAAAATGCTTTATGTGCTACATGGTGTGTCTCTTCATGGCCTATCTTTTACTTTTGCTCAATCTGTGGCAGATGTCCCAAGACTTTTGCATAACAGCAG GTTTTCTGGGCTACTTCTTTGTCATGGCCGCTTTCTTATGGCTTTCCGTCATCAGTCTGCACCTTTGGAACACGTTCAGCGGCTCTGCCCACAACGCGAATCGCTTCTTATCTGAGCATCGGTTTCTGGCTTACAACACCTATGTCTGGGGCATGGCGGTGGTCCTGACTGGAATCACCTATCTGGCCGATAAGGTCGTGGAAAACGAAGATTGGAATCCTCGTATGGGCTTCGGCGGACACTGTTGGATATGTA CCCAAAGATGGTCAGCCATGCTCTACTTTTACGGCCCGCTG GAGTGA
- the LOC120448181 gene encoding tyrosine-protein phosphatase 1 — MFERFRLNNLTRTFRLRGGGPELARDKKNPQRQQCVTVLFLDDITHTFRIEKRAKGSELLDQVFQYLELSERDYFGLLFPQKPGDVVRWVDAQKQFKKQCSSVSLDNDAVPLLEFRVKFFVSDPSRLQEEFTRYQFYLQIKRHILLGKLPCSSNTQCLLASYTVQSELGDFNASEHQPGYLSGMQLLCDQTPEAERKVGELHKLHRGQLPADAEYNYLEHAKRLELYGIDLHRATDSNGKELQLGVSAIGLLVFQHSLRVNTFSWSKMVKVSFKRKDFFIQLRREPSENYDTLLGFGMSSHKHAKALWKSCVEHHSFFRLKRPHRLSRFLNISLGSKFYYSGRTELQAVQESKQRGRIHKVFVRSPSKRLLGAAGGVGTSGSSGGTPMQQHSGSESAHSHNNGKPAGAGTILTITKTSRPHDNKVTSKEADSMPRKAWEQQSDEYDIQLDVGFIEQCTRRFESASPSPMPPAYSSGQHSPLLLPTTIADAVGHQQPDSGSDLITIRLQADEQGRYGFNVKGGVDLSLPVQVSKVVPHTPADRCTPRVCEGDEVLMINGRDVHGLRHEQVVAMIRDCRHQASGELLLTVRPQRSAPLLLEEEPLYQYVPESDEIGSHSNLLDGDALFTQSLLLLSDGLASGALLAQYELMYRKNPDLAITEARKPANAPKNRYRDISPYDCTRVSLVNSLTGDYINANYVNMEIPGGAVNRYIATQGPLASTTTDFWRMVQQESSHLLVMLTTVMESGRQKCHQYWPVTGEELQLAEGFSVRCLSEKPDETGSFVFREFVLKDKHEQRHIHHMQYLAWPDHCVPSDPNLFLEFTERVRAARNRTLLQEIEESLKQVRLMDADADADENGGLMRERKCAASNGATPEDETPVSTSVHQCISAANPPVIVHCSAGIGRTGVLILMDTALALMEAREPVYPLDIVRTMRDQRACMVQNVSQYRFVCECICAAYMKISRSSAAINDDED, encoded by the exons ATGTTTGAGCGCTTCCGACTGAACAACCTGACCAGAACCTTTCGCCTGCGAGGAGGCGGCCCAGAACTGGCGCGCGACAAGAAGAACCCGCAACGGCAGCAATGCGTCACCGTCCTGTTCCTAGATGACATCACGCACACCTTTCGGATCGAG AAACGTGCGAAAGGCTCTGAGCTCCTGGATCAGGTCTTTCAATATCTCGAGTTATCCGAAAGGGACTATTTTGGTCTACTATTTCCACAGAAGCCGGGTGACGTCGTG AGATGGGTTGATGCCCAGAAGCAGTTCAAGAAGCAATGCAGCAGCGTTTCCCTCGACAACGATGCCGTACCATTATTAGAGTTTAGGGTTAAG TTCTTTGTAAGCGACCCCAGCCGACTGCAGGAGGAGTTTACACGCTACCAGTTCTATCTGCAGATCAAGCGCCACATTCTGCTGGGCAAGCTGCCGTGCTCCAGCAACACCCAGTGCCTGCTTGCCAGCTACACTGTGCAAT CCGAGTTGGGAGACTTTAATGCGTCAGAACACCAGCCGGGCTATTTGAGCGGGATGCAGCTGCTCTGCGACCAGACACCCGAGGCGGAGCGGAAGGTGGGGGAACTGCACAAGCTGCACCGTGGGCAGCTGCCGGCGGACGCAGAGTACAACTACCTGGAGCACGCAAAGCGATTGGAGCTGTACGGAATTGACCTGCACAGGGCCACCGATTCCAACGGcaaggagctgcagctggGCGTATCGGCCATCGGACTGCTCGTCTTCCAGCATTCGTTGCGCGTGAACACCTTCTCGTGGAGCAAGATGGTGAAGGTGTCGTTCAAGCGTAAGGACTTCTTCATACAGCTGCGCCGAGAGCCCAGCGAGAACTACGACACTTTGCTGGGCTTCGGGATGAGCAGCCACAAGCATGCCAAGGCGCTGTGGAAATCCTGCGTGGAGCACCACAGCTTCTTCCGCCTTAAAAGACCGCACCGCCTCTCGCGGTTCCTCAACATCAGTTTGGGTAGCAAGTTCTACTACTCCGGACGCACAGAGCTGCAGGCGGTGCAGGAGTCCAAGCAGCGCGGCCGCATCCACAAGGTATTTGTGCGCTCGCCCAGCAAGCGGCTTCTGGGGGCCGCCGGCGGTGTGGGAACATCGGGCTCCTCGGGCGGTACTCCCATGCAGCAGCACAGCGGCTCCGAGAGCGCCCACTCCCACAACAACGGAAAGCCAGCCGGCGCAGGAACCATTCTGACCATTACCAAGACAAGCCGCCCGCACGATAACAAGGTCACCTCCAAGGAGGCCGATTCCATGCCGCGCAAGGCCTGGGAGCAGCAGAGCGACGAGTATGACATTCAGCT CGACGTGGGTTTCATTGAACAGTGCACGAGACGCTTCGAGTCTGCCTCCCCGTCGCCCATGCCGCCCGCCTACAGCTCCGGCCAGCACAGCCCACTCCTACTGCCAACAACCATTGCGGACGCCGTGGGTCATCAGCAGCCGGATAGTGGCAGCGACCTCATCACCATTCGTTTGCAAGCCGACGAGCAGGGACGCTATGGTTTCAACGTTAAGGGTGGAGTGGATTTGAGCCTGCCCGTTCAGGTGTCAAAAGTCGTACCCCATACGCCCGCCGATCGTTGCACTCCGCGTGTCTGCGAGGGCGACGAGGTACTGATGATTAATGGCCGGGATGTGCACGGCCTGCGTCACGAGCAGGTGGTGGCCATGATTCGGGATTGCCGTCATCAAGCCAGCGGCGAATTGCTACTGACGGTGCGGCCCCAGCGCTCGGCTCCTCTGCTCCTCGAGGAGGAGCCGCTGTACCAGTACGTCCCGGAGAGCGACGAGATCGGGTCGCACTCTAATCTGCTCGATGGGGATGCTTTGTTTACCCAGAGCCTGCTGCTACTCAGCGATGGCTTGGCATCGGGCGCCCTTTTGGCGCAGTACGAGCTCATGTACAGAAAGAACCCGGATCTGGCCATCACTGAAGCTCGGAAGCCGGCAAACGCGCCCAAGAACCGATATCGAGACATATCGCCAT ATGACTGCACCCGGGTATCTCTGGTCAACTCGCTTACAGGCGACTACATCAATGCCAACTACGTAAACATGGAGATTCCCGGCGGAGCGGTGAACCGATATATAGCCACCCAGGGACCTCTGGCCAGCACCACGACGGACTTTTGGCGCATGGTGCAGCAGGAGAGCAGCCATCTCCTCGTGATGCTAACGACCGTAATGGAGTCGGGTCGCCAGAAATGCCACCAGTATTGGCCGGTGACCGGGGAGGAGCTTCAACTGGCAGAAGGATTCTCGGTGCGCTGCCTTAGCGAGAAACCGGACGAGACCGGTAGCTTCGTCTTCCGCGAGTTCGTTCTGAAGGACAAGCACGAGCAGCGTCACATCCACCACATGCAGTACTTGGCCTGGCCAGATCACTGTGTGCCCTCCGATCCCAACCTTTTCCTAGAGTTTACGGAGCGGGTGCGCGCCGCTCGAAACCGCACGCTCCTTCAGGAGATCGAGGAGAGTCTGAAGCAGGTGCGCCTGATGGATGCCGATGCGGATGCCGACGAGAACGGCGGACTGATGCGCGAGCGCAAGTGCGCGGCTAGCAACGGAGCCACTCCGGAGGACGAGACGCCGGTCTCGACAAGCGTGCATCA GTGCATCAGTGCAGCCAATCCACCTGTGATTGTCCACTGCTCGGCGGGAATAGGACGTACTGGAGTGCTCATACTGATGGACACGGCGCTGGCTTTGATGGAGGCTCGCGAGCCAGTGTACCCGTTGGACATTGTGCGCACCATGCGCGATCAGCGTGCCTGCATGGTTCAGAATGTG AGCCAGTACCGCTTCGTGTGCGAGTGCATCTGCGCCGCCTACATGAAGATCTCACGCAGCAGTGCGGCCATTAACGACGACGAGGATTAG